Proteins from a genomic interval of bacterium:
- the lexA gene encoding transcriptional repressor LexA, with protein sequence MALTRRQREIYDFIRQFVDEKGYSPSLEEIGQAFGLSSVATVHKHVQHLVEKGFLKKAWNRSRSVEPMDEERTGLVELPLLGTVAAGAPIEAFEVDERVAVPQEMVRRRGESFVLQVRGDSMIDEHIQDGDLVVIESRPEARNGETVVALVRGSEATLKKFYKKGPKVILEPANQTLRPIEVPAEDVQIRGVVRGLLRSY encoded by the coding sequence GTGGCCCTGACCCGTCGCCAGCGAGAAATCTACGATTTCATTCGCCAATTCGTAGATGAGAAGGGCTATTCGCCGAGCCTGGAGGAGATCGGACAAGCGTTCGGGCTCTCCTCCGTGGCGACGGTCCACAAGCACGTCCAGCACCTGGTGGAGAAGGGCTTCCTGAAGAAGGCCTGGAATCGCTCCCGCTCGGTCGAGCCCATGGACGAGGAGCGGACCGGCCTCGTGGAACTCCCGCTGCTCGGCACGGTCGCGGCAGGCGCCCCGATCGAGGCCTTCGAGGTGGACGAGCGCGTCGCGGTGCCTCAGGAAATGGTGCGTCGGCGCGGCGAGAGCTTCGTTCTCCAGGTGCGCGGCGATTCGATGATCGATGAGCACATCCAGGACGGTGACCTCGTCGTCATCGAGAGCCGCCCAGAGGCCCGCAACGGAGAGACGGTCGTCGCACTGGTGCGCGGCTCCGAAGCGACGCTCAAGAAGTTCTACAAGAAGGGCCCCAAAGTGATCCTGGAGCCTGCCAACCAGACGCTCCGGCCGATCGAAGTTCCCGCCGAGGATGTCCAGATCCGCGGCGTCGTGCGAGGGCTCCTGCGCAGCTACTGA
- a CDS encoding co-chaperone GroES, whose product MKIRPLQDRILVKRLDEEEKTAGGIIIPDSAKEKPQEGVVIGAGGGKVREDGTVQPLDVKKGDKVLFSKYAGTEVNLDGEEHLIIREDDVLGVLE is encoded by the coding sequence ATGAAGATCCGACCGCTCCAGGACAGGATCCTGGTCAAGCGCCTGGACGAAGAAGAGAAGACCGCCGGGGGAATCATCATCCCCGATTCGGCCAAGGAGAAGCCCCAGGAAGGCGTCGTCATCGGCGCAGGAGGAGGCAAGGTCCGCGAAGACGGCACCGTTCAACCCTTGGACGTGAAGAAGGGCGACAAGGTGCTGTTCAGCAAATATGCGGGCACTGAAGTCAACCTGGACGGCGAAGAGCACCTGATCATCCGCGAGGACGACGTCCTCGGGGTTCTGGAGTAA
- the groL gene encoding chaperonin GroEL (60 kDa chaperone family; promotes refolding of misfolded polypeptides especially under stressful conditions; forms two stacked rings of heptamers to form a barrel-shaped 14mer; ends can be capped by GroES; misfolded proteins enter the barrel where they are refolded when GroES binds) yields MAKEIKFDQEARQKLLSGVNGLANAVRVTLGPKGRNVIIEKSFGSPTVTKDGVTVAKEVEFDDRFENMGAQMVKEVASKTSDVAGDGTTTATVLAQAIYREGSKLVVAGMNPMELKRGIEKAVESIVGELQKLSKPTRDSEEIAQVGTISANSDETIGAMLAEAMQKVGNEGVITVEEAKSMDSVLEVVEGMQFDRGYLSPYFVTDPDRMEAAHDEPMILLHEKKISNMKDLLPVLEQVARQGKPLIIVAEDIDGEALATLVVNKIRGTLNVAAVKAPGFGDRRKAMLQDMAVLTGGQVIAEELGLKLENVTLKDLGKAKRVLIDKDNTTIIDGAGSKKSIEGRCAEIRGQIESTSSDYDREKLQERLAKLAGGVAVVKVGAATEAEMKEKKARVEDALHATRAAVEEGIVPGGGVALLRSQKSLDGAEKDLNDEQAAGVSIIRRAIEEPLRRIAENAGVEGSIVIDKVKNAKGANGFNAATEEYEDLLKAGVIDPTKVVRAALQNAASVASLLLTTEAMIADKPEEKGAGGGGGGGMPDMGGMGGMPGMM; encoded by the coding sequence ATGGCAAAAGAAATCAAATTCGATCAGGAAGCGCGGCAGAAGCTCCTGAGCGGCGTCAATGGCCTGGCCAACGCCGTGCGCGTGACGCTCGGACCCAAGGGCCGCAATGTGATCATCGAGAAGAGCTTCGGCTCTCCGACCGTCACCAAGGACGGCGTCACCGTGGCCAAGGAAGTCGAGTTCGACGACCGGTTCGAGAACATGGGCGCGCAGATGGTGAAGGAGGTCGCATCGAAGACTTCCGACGTGGCCGGTGACGGCACCACGACCGCCACCGTCCTGGCTCAGGCCATCTACCGCGAGGGCAGCAAGCTCGTGGTGGCCGGCATGAACCCGATGGAGCTGAAGCGCGGCATCGAGAAGGCCGTCGAATCCATTGTGGGCGAGCTCCAGAAGCTCTCGAAGCCGACCCGCGACTCGGAAGAGATCGCTCAGGTGGGCACCATCTCGGCGAATAGCGACGAGACGATCGGTGCGATGCTGGCCGAGGCCATGCAGAAGGTCGGCAACGAGGGTGTGATCACGGTCGAGGAAGCCAAGTCCATGGACTCGGTCCTCGAGGTGGTCGAGGGCATGCAGTTCGATCGCGGCTACCTGTCGCCGTACTTCGTGACCGACCCGGACCGCATGGAAGCGGCCCACGACGAGCCGATGATCCTGCTCCACGAGAAGAAGATCTCGAACATGAAGGATCTGCTTCCCGTCCTCGAGCAGGTCGCTCGCCAGGGCAAGCCGCTGATCATCGTGGCCGAAGACATCGACGGCGAGGCTCTCGCCACGCTCGTGGTCAACAAGATCCGTGGAACGCTGAACGTGGCCGCCGTGAAGGCCCCGGGCTTCGGTGACCGCCGCAAGGCCATGCTGCAGGACATGGCTGTCCTGACCGGTGGCCAGGTGATCGCCGAGGAGCTCGGTCTCAAGCTCGAGAACGTGACCCTCAAGGATCTCGGCAAGGCCAAGCGCGTGCTGATCGACAAGGACAACACGACGATCATCGATGGCGCCGGAAGCAAGAAGTCGATCGAGGGCCGCTGTGCGGAGATTCGAGGTCAGATCGAATCGACCTCCTCCGACTACGATCGGGAGAAGCTCCAGGAGCGGCTCGCGAAGCTGGCCGGTGGTGTGGCCGTCGTGAAGGTGGGCGCCGCGACCGAAGCGGAGATGAAGGAGAAGAAGGCCCGCGTCGAGGACGCACTCCACGCAACCCGTGCTGCAGTCGAGGAGGGCATCGTCCCCGGCGGTGGCGTGGCGTTGCTGCGGAGCCAGAAGTCGCTCGACGGCGCGGAGAAGGACCTGAACGACGAGCAGGCTGCGGGTGTCTCGATCATTCGCCGGGCCATCGAGGAGCCGCTGCGGCGGATCGCGGAGAACGCTGGCGTCGAGGGCTCGATCGTGATCGACAAGGTCAAGAACGCGAAGGGCGCCAACGGCTTCAACGCCGCGACCGAGGAGTACGAGGACCTGCTGAAGGCCGGCGTCATCGACCCCACCAAGGTCGTTCGCGCAGCCCTGCAGAACGCGGCCAGCGTGGCCTCACTCCTGCTGACGACCGAAGCCATGATCGCCGACAAGCCCGAAGAAAAGGGCGCCGGCGGTGGTGGTGGCGGCGGCATGCCCGATATGGGCGGCATGGGCGGTATGCCCGGCATGATGTAG
- a CDS encoding response regulator: protein MDERQSQERLAKRLTAMGLEVEILAGGRCLRGVLSLAHEPFLTPSGPLTVSSIEFASVGPQRIKCLRPASFFQLPIISIAGCGEASELEGRIRAAWIDHMAGQRNLRSQLVESQLAHESEWDEAGLALSVGQDDPGARARWIEGRTFALPSPGPLAGHALARASDRVIDLPAEARSASEIEIAITSCLDELTRQLDQREARRRRRSALEGDESPAEPLHPVFRGRDRQILLVGPQLAEDAALDAALRQRGFRTTQARGADSARRAFDESSFEVVVTDAVLDRAEGLELIPTLADVPGIGQLPVVLIDDRAREGRREAARALGAAGYLVRPLDPQRLAAGLERMLVERPRRRFDRFARKLAVAWTDGCDGFTTVVGRLGMFVSTGRQSSPGALESVELALPETGERVSMDVETLYRVDPRGGRDPGIGVRIRAFSDDHESLWIDYLTALEGATG from the coding sequence GTGGACGAGCGTCAGAGCCAGGAGCGGCTCGCGAAACGGCTGACTGCGATGGGACTCGAGGTCGAGATCCTGGCCGGTGGCCGCTGTCTGCGCGGCGTCTTGTCGCTCGCTCACGAACCGTTCTTGACGCCCTCTGGGCCCCTCACGGTCTCCAGCATCGAGTTTGCCAGTGTGGGCCCCCAGCGCATCAAATGCCTGAGGCCCGCTTCCTTCTTCCAGCTGCCCATCATCTCGATCGCCGGCTGCGGAGAAGCCTCCGAGCTGGAGGGACGCATCCGCGCGGCCTGGATCGATCACATGGCGGGCCAGCGGAACCTGCGAAGCCAACTCGTGGAATCGCAGCTCGCCCATGAGAGCGAATGGGACGAGGCCGGCCTGGCACTCTCGGTCGGCCAGGATGATCCCGGCGCCCGGGCCCGTTGGATCGAGGGACGAACGTTCGCCCTCCCCTCGCCGGGCCCACTTGCCGGCCATGCCCTGGCGAGAGCCTCCGACCGGGTCATCGACCTACCGGCCGAGGCTCGCTCTGCTTCGGAGATCGAGATCGCCATCACCTCATGCCTGGATGAACTCACGCGACAGCTCGACCAACGTGAAGCCCGACGCCGGCGCCGCAGCGCCCTGGAGGGTGATGAAAGCCCGGCCGAGCCTCTGCACCCGGTCTTCCGGGGTCGCGACCGCCAGATCCTGCTGGTCGGTCCGCAGCTCGCCGAGGATGCGGCGCTCGACGCAGCACTGCGCCAACGGGGCTTTCGCACGACCCAGGCTCGCGGTGCGGACAGCGCGCGCCGGGCGTTCGACGAGAGCTCATTCGAAGTGGTCGTGACCGACGCGGTTCTGGACCGGGCCGAAGGCCTCGAGCTGATTCCGACCCTGGCCGACGTACCTGGCATCGGGCAGCTGCCGGTCGTCCTGATCGACGACCGGGCCCGCGAAGGCCGAAGGGAGGCCGCTCGGGCCCTCGGCGCCGCCGGATACCTCGTGCGCCCACTCGACCCCCAGCGCCTGGCCGCGGGCCTGGAGCGCATGCTGGTCGAACGCCCGCGCCGCCGCTTCGACCGCTTCGCACGCAAACTGGCTGTGGCGTGGACAGACGGCTGCGACGGGTTCACGACCGTCGTCGGCCGGCTCGGAATGTTCGTCTCGACGGGGCGACAGAGCTCCCCGGGTGCCCTCGAGAGCGTGGAACTCGCGCTCCCCGAAACGGGGGAGCGCGTTTCCATGGACGTCGAAACCCTCTACCGCGTGGATCCCCGCGGCGGACGCGATCCCGGCATCGGCGTGCGCATCCGCGCCTTCTCGGACGATCACGAGAGCCTATGGATCGACTATCTGACGGCCCTCGAAGGTGCGACTGGCTAG
- the larC gene encoding nickel pincer cofactor biosynthesis protein LarC, with protein MAKPKPKAPAGGRRVLHLDPFSGAAGNMFLGAMLDAGLPRRKLTEALGGLGVDHRLVVRRAKRGALAAPYVDVKVPKPRHGHHHPHRHFDTIRRLLDAAKLDAQVRDQAQAIFAVLARAEARVHGIPIEKVHFHEVGAVDAIVDITGAAIAVNAMGIERVTVGPVALGEGVVETEHGRLPLPAPATFELLRGVPTVPAHVNWETITPTGAAILRTLADEFTGLPAMTIEAIGHGAGNDRPGPLPNVLRVVIGRESGGGADRVVCLEANLDDLVPEHFDHVMEQLLEAGALDVSLQHVQTKKNRPGFLLRVLTTPADRIPMATRLLSVTGSLGVRCLEADRLILPREVRRVDTDFGKIRVKFVTAPDGQLEVSAEYDDCKRAARRENRSLGEVVRAAEEAARNS; from the coding sequence GTGGCGAAACCCAAGCCGAAGGCGCCCGCGGGGGGGCGTCGCGTTCTCCATCTGGATCCGTTCTCTGGCGCTGCTGGCAATATGTTCCTGGGTGCGATGCTCGACGCGGGCTTGCCGCGTCGAAAGCTCACGGAGGCGCTCGGCGGCCTCGGTGTGGATCATCGCCTGGTCGTCCGCCGCGCGAAGCGAGGCGCCCTGGCCGCGCCCTATGTGGATGTGAAGGTGCCGAAGCCCCGGCATGGTCATCACCATCCCCACCGTCACTTCGATACGATTCGTCGTCTGCTCGACGCTGCAAAGCTCGACGCGCAGGTGCGTGACCAGGCCCAGGCGATCTTCGCCGTCCTGGCCCGGGCGGAGGCACGCGTGCATGGCATTCCGATCGAGAAGGTCCACTTCCACGAGGTGGGCGCCGTGGACGCCATCGTCGATATCACGGGTGCTGCCATTGCGGTGAACGCGATGGGGATCGAGCGTGTCACGGTAGGGCCGGTGGCGTTGGGCGAAGGTGTCGTAGAAACCGAGCACGGCCGACTTCCTCTTCCGGCACCGGCCACGTTCGAGTTGTTGCGTGGGGTGCCGACCGTGCCCGCCCACGTGAACTGGGAGACGATCACCCCCACCGGCGCGGCGATCTTGCGCACACTCGCCGACGAGTTCACCGGGCTCCCGGCGATGACCATCGAGGCGATTGGCCACGGCGCCGGGAACGATCGGCCGGGTCCTCTCCCGAATGTGTTGCGTGTGGTGATCGGGCGGGAGAGCGGCGGTGGCGCGGATCGGGTCGTCTGTCTCGAGGCGAATCTGGATGATCTGGTTCCCGAGCATTTCGATCACGTGATGGAGCAGCTGCTCGAGGCGGGTGCGCTCGACGTCTCGCTCCAGCATGTGCAGACGAAGAAGAATCGGCCGGGTTTTCTCCTGCGCGTGCTCACGACCCCGGCCGATCGCATTCCGATGGCAACGCGCTTGCTCTCCGTGACGGGCAGTCTCGGCGTCCGCTGCCTGGAAGCGGATCGCCTGATCCTGCCGCGTGAAGTGCGCCGAGTGGACACCGATTTCGGGAAGATCCGCGTGAAGTTCGTCACCGCTCCCGACGGCCAACTCGAAGTGTCCGCCGAGTACGACGATTGCAAGCGTGCGGCCCGTCGCGAGAACCGGTCTCTTGGCGAGGTGGTGAGAGCGGCTGAGGAAGCGGCTCGAAATAGCTGA
- the larB gene encoding nickel pincer cofactor biosynthesis protein LarB: MEREQARALLEAVRSGELDTDEALEALAQPPAIETPSGAARVDVHRALRQGLPEVIFGLGKEPGQIAEIARALVEAGQSPLATRIEPAAAQQILALLPGGEYDEASRLLWFGPAEVEIRGKGTIAVVCAGTSDLPVAREAAGVARRFGNKVELLADVGVAGLHRLLGESRLLRSARVVIAVAGMEGALASVVGGLIDKPVIAVPTSVGYGASFGGLAALLAMLNSCASNVTVVNIDNGFGAATVATLINRL; encoded by the coding sequence CTCGAAGCGCTCGCCCAGCCGCCTGCGATCGAGACGCCATCGGGGGCGGCTCGCGTCGATGTCCACCGGGCGCTTCGTCAGGGTCTCCCCGAGGTGATCTTCGGGCTCGGCAAGGAGCCGGGACAGATCGCGGAGATCGCGCGGGCGTTGGTGGAGGCGGGCCAATCGCCGCTCGCGACGCGGATCGAGCCGGCGGCTGCCCAGCAAATCCTGGCTCTACTGCCTGGCGGAGAATACGACGAGGCCTCTCGGTTGCTCTGGTTCGGGCCGGCCGAGGTCGAGATTCGTGGCAAGGGAACGATCGCCGTGGTCTGCGCGGGAACGTCGGATCTCCCGGTCGCGCGAGAAGCAGCCGGCGTGGCCAGGCGCTTCGGGAACAAGGTGGAGCTACTCGCTGACGTCGGCGTTGCCGGCCTGCACCGTCTGTTAGGCGAGAGCCGATTGCTTCGGAGCGCTCGTGTGGTGATCGCAGTCGCTGGCATGGAGGGAGCCCTGGCCTCGGTGGTCGGAGGGCTGATCGACAAGCCGGTGATCGCCGTGCCCACCAGCGTCGGTTACGGCGCTTCGTTCGGTGGCCTCGCGGCGCTACTCGCCATGTTGAACAGCTGCGCATCGAATGTGACAGTGGTGAACATCGACAACGGTTTTGGCGCTGCGACCGTGGCGACCCTCATCAACAGGCTCTGA